Within Candidatus Sysuiplasma jiujiangense, the genomic segment CGCTGATATACAGGGGCGGAAAGTATTTCAAAATCGGTGAAAGTGTCCAAAAAGAGGGGATGGACTGAATTACCTTCGCCAGAGGATTCATTCGCTGTCGCAGAGGGCCGGTTAAGAGGGCTATTCATTTTTTGCTGTTTCTCTTGCCATCAGAGTTCCATCGGGAAAAATTACCACCCGCATATCCAGCTGAATTATCCCGTTCCTGACGGATCGCCCGGAAGCAGTTCTTATCAGCGAAACTATGTCAATTGCACTGCTCTTAAGCCTTATTTCTGCCCTGTCAGCCTCTTCAATGACCGTTCTCGCCGCGGTGAGTATATGTACACCGTTCTCCAGCTCGATCACCCTTGCAATGCCCGCCTTTGATGCTATCGCTACAGCCTCCTCAGCTGCCTTGAGATTTCTGATTGCCCTCGCCTCAAGTATTGAAACATTCTGACGGGAGGT encodes:
- a CDS encoding Tfx family DNA-binding protein, with amino-acid sequence MSRSNSNRSERGILTSRQREILKLRSMHKTQKEIAHILGTSRQNVSILEARAIRNLKAAEEAVAIASKAGIARVIELENGVHILTAARTVIEEADRAEIRLKSSAIDIVSLIRTASGRSVRNGIIQLDMRVVIFPDGTLMARETAKNE